The proteins below come from a single Plasmodium sp. gorilla clade G2 genome assembly, chromosome: 13 genomic window:
- a CDS encoding V-type proton ATPase 21 kDa proteolipid subunit, putative, producing the protein MYNSWFEIVRSISPYNWAMLGIALSLFLSIMGAAWGIFICGTSIVGASVKSPRIISKNLISIIFCEALGMYGVITAVFLQIKFSGLSTEVHPPLVLTNKTDPLIMNTIRGGWALFASGLTAGLSNLVSGVSVGITGSSCAIGDAHSSDLFVRMLMIEICASVIGLYGLIVAIVSIGDIQLT; encoded by the exons ATGTATAATTCGTGGTTTGAAATAGTGCGATCCATATCGCCATATAACTGGGCAATGTTAGGCATAGCCCTTTCGTTATTTCTTTCTATTATGGGTGCAGCAtg gggtatatttatatgtggtACAAGTATTGTTGGAGCTTCGGTTAAGTCACCACgtattatttcaaaaaatttaatatcaATTATTTTCTGTGAAGCATtag gTATGTATGGTGTTATTACGGCAGTGtttttacaaataaaatttagCGGGTTATCTACTGAAGTACACCCTCCATTAGtattaacaaataaaacaGATCCTTTAATTATGAACACAATAAGAGGAGGATGGGCATTATTTGCTAGTGGTCTCACTGCAGGATTGTCTAACCTCGTTTCAGG agTTTCTGTTGGAATAACAGGAAGTTCATGTGCTATTGGAGATGCACATAGTTCTGATCTCTTTGTCCGAATGTTAATGATTGAAATTTGTGCAAGTGTTATAG GTTTATATGGTTTAATTGTGGCTATTGTATCCATTGGAGATATTCAACTAACATAA